From the genome of Halomonas sp. 1513, one region includes:
- a CDS encoding dihydrodipicolinate synthase family protein, translating to MNSSSASGKVWSPVVTPFHDDLSPDLPRYIEHCQWLVDNDVGLAVFGTNSEANSLSVSHKQQLLDALVEAGIPGSRLMPGTGSCAIEDAVTLSRHALQAGCHGVLMLPPFYYKNVPDEGLYRYFAEVVERVGDATLKIYLYHIPPVAQVPISLGLIERLRKAYPETFVGIKDSSGDWDNTRAMIQQFAGDGFQVYAGNERFLLQTMREGGAGCISATANVNGRAIVALAKQWQQSDADQAQLALNATREVFEGFPMIPALKSAIADFRDSADWCRVRPPLVALDEAQRGQLATALNEHGFSM from the coding sequence ATGAATTCCAGCAGCGCCAGCGGCAAGGTGTGGTCACCGGTGGTCACGCCGTTTCACGACGACCTGTCCCCCGACCTGCCACGCTACATCGAGCACTGCCAATGGCTGGTCGACAACGACGTGGGCCTGGCCGTGTTCGGCACCAACTCCGAGGCCAATTCGCTGAGCGTGAGTCACAAGCAGCAGCTGCTCGATGCCCTGGTCGAGGCCGGCATACCGGGCAGCCGACTGATGCCGGGCACCGGCAGCTGTGCCATCGAGGACGCCGTGACGCTGAGCCGGCACGCCCTGCAGGCGGGTTGCCACGGGGTGCTGATGCTGCCGCCTTTCTACTACAAGAACGTGCCCGATGAGGGCCTCTATCGCTACTTCGCAGAAGTGGTCGAGCGGGTCGGCGATGCGACGCTCAAGATATATCTCTACCACATCCCACCGGTGGCCCAGGTGCCGATCAGCCTCGGCTTGATCGAGCGGCTGCGCAAGGCCTATCCCGAGACCTTCGTCGGTATCAAGGACAGCTCGGGCGACTGGGATAACACCCGGGCGATGATCCAGCAGTTCGCCGGCGATGGCTTCCAGGTCTATGCCGGCAACGAGCGGTTCCTGCTGCAGACCATGCGCGAGGGCGGCGCAGGCTGCATCAGCGCCACCGCCAACGTCAACGGCCGGGCCATTGTGGCACTGGCCAAGCAGTGGCAGCAGAGCGACGCCGACCAGGCACAGCTGGCGCTGAATGCCACCCGTGAGGTGTTCGAAGGCTTTCCGATGATCCCTGCGCTCAAGTCGGCGATCGCCGACTTCCGCGATAGTGCCGACTGGTGCCGGGTGCGTCCGCCGCTGGTGGCGCTGGACGAGGCGCAGCGTGGTCAGCTCGCCACCGCGCTCAATGAGCACGGCTTCTCCATGTGA
- a CDS encoding mandelate racemase/muconate lactonizing protein — protein sequence MRITDIRASIHALNVDVPGVEASVERRVFVFVEVETDAGIGGFGLTGAMLPAAVVACIEHHLKPALLGMPALSRERIHAHVWRKLNIRGYTGVISNALSAIDIALWDIWGKQEQRSVHELIGGYRDWAPTYATFGYPFFDTDQLAEHAKRFLADGHQMLKMVVGGDPSRTWKDDVERVRCVREAIGDDADLIIDANCWFDPFEARQLAQAVADCRLLWFEEPIQQNDVRALADLRNQVSMPLAVGQMEGNRWRYREFIAERAVDIIQPNVIYNGGFTESIKVAHMAQAFNMPMTNGGGWPIFNMHLLCGLMNGGAVEFHYGIWQVGKHFFHGTPDPENGRMQLSGAPGLGFTPNHAALEAARLDATQLATSSSHDAHGYRLRG from the coding sequence ATGCGTATTACCGATATTCGTGCCTCGATTCATGCCCTCAACGTCGATGTGCCCGGCGTCGAGGCGTCGGTGGAGCGCCGCGTGTTCGTATTCGTCGAGGTCGAGACCGACGCCGGTATTGGCGGGTTCGGTCTCACCGGAGCAATGCTGCCGGCGGCGGTGGTGGCCTGCATCGAGCATCACCTCAAGCCGGCACTGCTCGGCATGCCGGCGCTGTCGCGTGAGCGCATCCACGCCCACGTCTGGCGCAAGCTCAATATCCGTGGCTATACCGGGGTGATCTCCAATGCGCTGTCGGCCATCGACATCGCGCTGTGGGACATCTGGGGCAAGCAGGAGCAGCGCTCGGTGCACGAGCTGATCGGCGGCTACCGCGACTGGGCGCCGACCTACGCCACCTTCGGCTATCCGTTCTTCGATACCGACCAGCTCGCCGAGCACGCCAAGCGCTTCCTCGCCGATGGCCACCAGATGCTCAAGATGGTGGTGGGCGGCGATCCGTCTCGTACCTGGAAGGACGACGTGGAGCGGGTGCGCTGCGTGCGTGAGGCGATCGGCGACGACGCCGACCTGATCATCGACGCCAACTGCTGGTTCGATCCCTTCGAGGCGCGCCAGCTGGCCCAGGCGGTAGCCGACTGTCGGCTGCTGTGGTTCGAGGAGCCGATCCAGCAGAACGACGTGCGCGCGCTGGCCGATTTGCGCAACCAGGTGAGCATGCCGCTGGCGGTCGGCCAGATGGAGGGCAACCGCTGGCGCTACCGCGAGTTCATCGCCGAGCGCGCGGTGGACATCATCCAGCCCAACGTGATCTACAACGGCGGCTTCACCGAGTCGATCAAGGTCGCGCACATGGCCCAGGCCTTCAACATGCCGATGACCAACGGCGGCGGCTGGCCGATCTTCAACATGCATCTGCTGTGCGGCCTGATGAACGGCGGCGCGGTGGAGTTCCACTACGGCATCTGGCAGGTCGGCAAGCACTTCTTCCACGGCACCCCCGACCCCGAGAATGGCCGCATGCAATTGTCGGGCGCGCCGGGGCTAGGCTTTACGCCCAACCACGCTGCGCTCGAGGCGGCGCGCCTCGATGCGACCCAGCTCGCCACCTCGAGCAGCCACGATGCCCACGGCTATCGCCTGAGAGGCTGA
- a CDS encoding alpha-hydroxy-acid oxidizing enzyme — protein MTQRNRKLAGILNLHDFEVAARKKLPRPIFGYVYNAAEDRKTYQANRSAFDDYRFVPRTFVNVSSISLETTLFGETHQAPFGIAPMGISAISAYRGDLVLAQAAKHAGIPMILSGASLIPMEEVAASGGTDWFQAYLPGTPDAIEALIRRVKRAGFQNLVVTLDYPVPPNPEHNIRSGFSSPLKPTARLAVDGLLRPRWLLDTFCRTLLRHGMPHFENNYAQRGAPIISRHVARDFSGRSHFDWEYLDLVRRLWPGRLVVKGVLHPEDAVRARDAGVDGIILSNHGGRQLDGTVSPLQVLPRVVADVPDIPIMIDSGFRRGSDVIKALALGASFVFLGRPFNYAAACAGEAGVRHAATLLADEVRRDLALLGVTEIGALGREHLYETSRLASGA, from the coding sequence ATGACGCAACGCAATCGTAAGCTGGCCGGTATCCTCAATCTCCACGATTTCGAGGTGGCGGCCAGGAAGAAACTGCCGCGGCCAATCTTCGGCTACGTGTACAACGCCGCCGAGGACCGCAAGACCTATCAGGCCAACCGCAGTGCCTTCGACGACTACCGCTTCGTGCCGCGCACCTTCGTCAATGTCTCGTCGATCTCGCTCGAGACCACGCTGTTCGGTGAAACCCACCAGGCACCCTTCGGCATCGCGCCGATGGGCATCAGCGCTATCTCCGCCTACCGTGGCGACCTGGTGCTGGCGCAGGCGGCCAAGCATGCCGGCATTCCGATGATTCTCAGCGGCGCCTCGCTGATCCCCATGGAAGAGGTCGCCGCCAGCGGCGGCACCGACTGGTTTCAGGCCTACCTGCCAGGCACGCCGGATGCCATCGAGGCGCTGATCAGGCGCGTCAAGCGCGCCGGTTTCCAGAACCTAGTGGTGACTCTGGACTATCCGGTGCCGCCCAATCCCGAGCACAATATCCGCAGCGGCTTCTCATCGCCGCTCAAGCCTACCGCGCGGCTGGCGGTGGACGGTCTGCTGCGGCCGCGCTGGCTGCTGGATACCTTCTGCCGCACGCTGCTGCGCCACGGCATGCCGCACTTCGAGAACAACTACGCCCAGCGCGGCGCGCCGATCATCTCGCGGCACGTGGCCCGCGACTTTTCCGGCCGCAGCCACTTCGACTGGGAGTACCTCGACCTGGTACGCCGGCTGTGGCCGGGGCGCCTGGTGGTCAAGGGCGTGCTGCACCCCGAGGATGCGGTGCGCGCGCGTGATGCCGGGGTCGACGGCATCATCCTCTCCAACCACGGCGGGCGCCAGCTGGACGGTACCGTCTCGCCACTGCAGGTGCTGCCGCGGGTGGTGGCCGATGTCCCGGATATCCCGATCATGATCGACAGTGGCTTCCGCCGCGGCAGCGACGTGATCAAGGCGCTGGCGCTAGGGGCCAGCTTCGTGTTCCTCGGGCGGCCCTTCAACTACGCCGCGGCCTGTGCCGGCGAGGCCGGGGTGCGCCATGCCGCGACCCTGCTGGCCGATGAGGTGCGCCGCGACCTGGCGCTGCTCGGCGTCACCGAGATCGGCGCCCTGGGCCGCGAGCATCTCTACGAGACCAGCCGCCTGGCCAGCGGCGCCTGA